One genomic segment of Suncus etruscus isolate mSunEtr1 chromosome 15, mSunEtr1.pri.cur, whole genome shotgun sequence includes these proteins:
- the LOC126029995 gene encoding olfactory receptor 18-like codes for MDPHNATGAVVFILLGFSDDLQVQPLLFGLFLSMYLVSITGNLLIILAVVSDPHLHTPMYFFLSILSTTDIAFISTIVPMVIWNIHTQNKSISYVGCLVQLSLFYAFCCMDNVLLAIMAYDRFVAICHPLQYTVIMNPQLCSLLLLLSVGVSLMESQLHFLMISLLTFCTHVEIPNFFCDPPQLIRHACEDSTTNKILLYFFAAIFGGVPVSGILYSYSRIMSSVLRISSTGGRYKAFSTCGSHLSVVCLFYGTGIGVYLTSVVSNSQRNGAVFSVGYTTIVPMLNPFIYSVRNKDIKIAFQKLLSRRR; via the coding sequence ATGGATCCACACAATGCAACAGGGGCTGTGGTATTCATCTTGTTGGGATTCTCAGATGATCTACAAGTTCAGCCTCTTCTCTTCGGCCTCTTCCTATCCATGTACCTGGTCAGCATCACAGGGAATCTGCTCATCATCTTGGCTGTTGTCTCTGATCCCCACCTAcacacccccatgtacttcttcctctccATCCTGTCCACTACTGACATTGCCTTtatctccaccattgtcccaatgGTGATCTGGAACATTCACACTCAGAATAAAAGCATCTCTTATGTAGGATGCCTGGTACAGTTGTCTTTGTTTTATGCTTTCTGCTGTATGGACAATGTACTTCTAGCTATAATGGCATATGATCGCTTTGTGGCCATCTGTCACCCCCTGCAATACACAGTAATCATGAACCCCCAGCTCTGTAGCCTGTTACTTCTGCTGTCTGTTGGTGTCAGCCTGATGGAGTCCCAGCTGCATTTCTTGATGATATCCCTGCTTACCTTCTGCACCCATGTGGAAATTCCTAATTTTTTCTGTGACCCCCCTCAACTCATCAGACATGCCTGTGAGGACAGCACCACTAATAAAATACTCTTATATTTTTTTGCTGCCATCTTTGgtggtgtgccagtctctgggatCCTGTATTCTTATTCCAGAATCATGTCCTCTGTTTTAAGAATTTCATCCACAGGTGGGAGGTACAAAGCCTTCTCCACCTGTGGCTCTCATTTGTctgttgtttgcttattttatggAACAGGTATTGGGGTATACCTCACCTCAGTTGTATCTAATTCACAGAGGAATGGGGCAGTGTTTTCTGTGGGATATACAACTATTGTTCCTATGCTGAACCCTTTCATCTACAGTGTGAGAAACAAAGATATCAAGATTGCTTTCCAAAAGCTTCTCAGTAGAAGACGCTAA
- the LOC126029996 gene encoding olfactory receptor 7G3-like, with product MSQLKPSRDQCLCPVDLHNGTRTIEFLLLGLSDDPQVQPLLFCLFLFMYLVSVIGNLLIILAVTSAPHLHTPMYFFLSILSTADIGFISTTVPKVIWNIYTQSKNISHVGCLIQLSFFYGFGCLDNVLLAIMAYDRFVAICHPLHYTVIMNPRLCSLLLLMSVCVSLLESQLHFLMISLLTFCTQVEIPHFFCDVPQLLRLACEDSSTDNLLLYLIAAVFGGVPVSGILYSYSRIVSSVLRVSNTGGRYKAFSTCGSHLSVVCLFYGTGAGVYLSSAVSHSPRKGALISVLYTMVVPMLNPFIYSLRNKDIKMAFQKLLSRRF from the exons ATGAGCCAGCTGAAACCCAGCAGAGACCA GTGTCTCTGCCCTGTAGATTTGCACAATGGAACAAGGACCATAGAATTTCTCCTCTTGGGACTCTCAGATGATCCACAAGTTCAGCCTCTTCTCTTCTGCCTCTTCCTGTTCATGTACCTGGTCAGCGTCATAGGAAACCTGCTCATCATCCTGGCTGTCACCTCTGCCCCCCACCTTCATACCCCCATGTATTTCTTCCTCTCCATCCTTTCCACGGCTGACATTGGTTTTATCTCCACCACTGTTCCAAAGGTGATTTGGAACATTTACACACAGAGTAAAAACATCTCTCATGTAGGATGCCTGATACAATTgtcatttttttatggttttggttgTTTGGACAATGTGCTTCTAGCTATAATGGCATATGATCGCTTTGTGGCCATCTGTCACCCCCTGCACTACACAGTCATCATGAACCCCCGGCTCTGTAGCCTGCTGCTTCTGATGTCTGTTTGTGTCAGCCTGTTAGAGTCCCAGCTGCATTTCTTGATGATATCCCTGCTTACCTTCTGCACCCAGGTGGAAATTCCTCATTTCTTCTGTGACGTTCCTCAACTCCTCAGGCTTGCCTGTGAGGACTCCTCCACTGATAACTTACTCCTTTATCTTATTGCTGCTGTCTTTGGTGGTGTGCCAGTCTCAGGGATATTGTACTCTTACTCCAGAATTGTGTCCTCTGTTTTGAGAGTCTCAAACACAGGTGGGAGGTATAAAGCCTTCTCTACCTGTGGCTCTCATTTGTctgttgtttgcttattttatggAACAGGTGCTGGAGTGTACCTCAGCTCAGCTGTCTCTCATTCACCCAGGAAGGGAGCATTGATCTCAGTGCTGTATACAATGGTTGTCCCTATGCTGAACCCCTTCATCTACAGTCTGAGAAACAAAGATATCAAGATGGCTTTCCAGAAACTTCTCAGTAGAAGATTCTAA
- the LOC126029999 gene encoding LOW QUALITY PROTEIN: olfactory receptor 18-like (The sequence of the model RefSeq protein was modified relative to this genomic sequence to represent the inferred CDS: substituted 1 base at 1 genomic stop codon), with product MADQSEQLMQQICVWCLCPVDPHNVTGAVVFILLGFSNDPQVQPLLFCLFLSMYLVSITGNLLIILTVTFDPYLHTPMYFFLSILSTADIGLISTTLPKVIWNIHTLSKTISHEGCLIXLSFLYAFGYLDNSLLAIMAYDRFVAICHPLHYTVIMNFWFCSLLLLLSVCFSLLESQLHFLMISMLTFCTHVEIPNFFCDPPQLIRLACGDTSTDKLLQYFIAAVFAGVPVSGILYSYSRIISAVLRIASTGGRYKAFSTCGSHLTVVCLFYGTGIGVYLSSIVFHSPSNVAVFSLVYTTIVPMLNPFIYSMRNKDIKMAYQKLLSRRL from the exons ATGGCTGACCAAAGTGAACAGTTGATGCAGCAGATATGTGTCTG GTGTCTCTGCCCTGTGGATCCACACAATGTAACTGGGGCTGTGGTATTCATCCTGTTGGGATTCTCAAATGATCCACAAGTTCAGCCTCTTCTCTTCTGCCTCTTTCTGTCTATGTACCTGGTCAGCATCACAGGGAACCTGCTCATCATCCTGACTGTCACCTTTGACCCCTACCTGcacacccccatgtacttcttcctctccATCCTTTCCACTGCTGATATTGGCTTAATCTCCACCACCCTCCCAAAGGTGATCTGGAACATTCACACTCTGAGTAAAACCATCTCTCATGAAGGATGTCTGATATAGTTGTCATTTTTGTACGCTTTTGGTTATTTGGACAATTCACTTCTAGCTATAATGGCATATGATCGCTTTGTGGCCATCTGTCACCCTCTGCACTACACAGTCATCATGAACTTCTGGTTCTGTAGCTTGCTGCTTCTGCTGTCTGTTTGTTTTAGCCTGTTGGAGTCCCAGCTGCATTTCCTGATGATATCAATGCTTACCTTCTGCACCCATGTGGAAATTCCTAATTTTTTCTGTGACCCCCCTCAACTCATCAGACTTGCCTGTGGAGACACCTCCACTGATAAATTACTCCAATATTTTATCGCTGCTGTCTTTGCTGGTGTGCCAGTCTCGGGGATCCTGTACTCTTACTCCAGAATCATATCCGCTGTTTTGAGGATCGCATCCACAGGTGGGAGGTATAAAGCCTTCTCCACCTGTGGCTCTCATTTGActgttgtttgcttattttatggAACAGGTATTGGGGTGTACCTCAGCTCAATTGTATTCCATTCACCCAGCAATGTGGCAGTGTTTTCCTTGGTCTATACAACTATTGTTCCTATGCTGAACCCCTTTATCTACAGTATGCGAAACAAAGATATCAAGATGGCTTACCAAAAGCTTCTCAGTAGAAGACTCTAA